From Piliocolobus tephrosceles isolate RC106 chromosome 16, ASM277652v3, whole genome shotgun sequence, the proteins below share one genomic window:
- the NAGLU gene encoding alpha-N-acetylglucosaminidase isoform X1 has product MVAVAVAAAVGVLLLARAGGAAGDEAREAAAVRALVARLLGPGPAADFSVSVERTLATKPGLDTYSLGGGGAARVRVRGSTGVAAAAGLHRYLRDFCGCHVAWSGSQLRLPRPLPAVPGELTEATPNRYRYYQNVCTQSYSFVWWDWARWEREIDWMALNGINLALAWSGQEAIWQRVYLALGLTQAEINEFFTGPAFLAWGRMGNLHTWDGPLPSSWHIKQLYLQHRVLDRMRSFGMTPVLPAFAGHVPEAVTRVFPQVSVTKMGSWGHFNCSYSCSFLLAPEDPIFPIIGSLFLRELVKEFGTDHIYGADTFNEMQPPSSEPSYLAAATTAVYEAMIAVDTEAVWLLQGWLFQHQPQFWGPAQIGAVLGAVPRGRLLVLDLFAESQPVYTRTASFQGQPFIWCMLHNFGGNHGLFGALEAVNGGPEAARLFPNSTMVGTGMAPEGISQNEVVYSLMAELGWRKDPVPDLAAWVTNFAARRYGVSHPDAGAAWRLLLQSVYNCSGEACRGHNRSPLVRRPSLQMNTSVWYNRSSVFEAWRLLLTSAPSLATSSAFRYDLLDLTRQAVQELVSLYYEEARSAYLSKELTSLLRAGGILAYELLPALDELLASDSRFLLGSWLEQARAVAVSEAEADFYEQNSRYQLTLWGPEGNILDYANKQLAGLVANYYTPRWRLFLEALAASVAQGIPFQQHQFDTNVFQLEQAFVLSKQRYPSQPRGDTVDLAKKIFLKYYPRWVAGSW; this is encoded by the exons ATGGTGGCGGTGGCGGTGGCCGCGGCGGTGGGGGTCCTTCTCCTGGCCCGGGCCGGGGGCGCGGCAGGCGACGAGGCCCGGGAGGCGGCGGCCGTGCGGGCGCTCGTGGCCCGGCTGCTGGGGCCTGGCCCGGCGGCCGACTTCTCGGTGTCGGTGGAGCGCACCCTGGCTACCAAGCCGGGCTTGGACACCTACAGCctgggcggcggcggcgcggcgcGCGTGCGGGTGCGCGGCTCCACGGGTGTGGCGGCCGCTGCGGGGTTGCACCGCTACCTGCGCGACTTCTGCGGCTGCCACGTGGCCTGGTCCGGCTCTCAGCTGCGCCTGCCGCGGCCACTGCCCGCCGTGCCGGGGGAGCTGACCGAGGCCACGCCCAACAG GTACCGCTATTACCAGAATGTGTGCACGCAAAGCTACTCCTTCGTGTGGTGGGACTGGGCCCGCTGGGAGCGAGAGATAGACTGGATGGCGCTGAATGGCATCAACCTGGCACTGGCCTGGAGCGGCCAGGAGGCCATCTGGCAGAGG GTGTACCTGGCCTTGGGCCTGACCCAGGCAGAGATCAATGAGTTCTTTACTGGTCCTGCCTTCCTGGCCTGGGGGCGAATGGGCAACCTGCACACCTGGGATGGCCCCCTGCCCTCCTCCTGGCACATCAAGCAGCTTTACCTGCag CACCGGGTCCTGGACCGGATGCGCTCCTTTGGCATGACCCCAGTGCTACCTGCATTCGCGGGGCATGTTCCCGAGGCTGTCACCAG GGTGTTCCCTCAGGTCAGTGTCACGAAGATGGGCAGTTGGGGACACTTCAACTGTTCCTACTCCTGCTCCTTCCTTCTGGCTCCGGAAGACCCCATATTCCCCATCATCGGGAGCCTCTTCCTGCGAGAGCTGGTCAAAGAGTTTGGCACAGACCACATCTATGGGGCCGACACTTTCAACGAGATGCAGCCACCCTCCTCAGAGCCCTCCTACCTTGCCGCAGCCACCACTGCCGTCTATGAGGCCATGATTGCAG TGGATACTGAGGCTGTGTGGCTGCTTCAAGGCTGGCTCTTCCAGCACCAGCCCCAGTTCTGGGGGCCTGCCCAGATCGGGGCTGTGCTGGGGGCCGTGCCTCGCGGCCGCCTCCTGGTTCTGGACCTGTTTGCTGAGAGCCAGCCTGTGTACACCCGCACCGCCTCCTTCCAGGGCCAGCCCTTCATCTGGTGCATGCTGCACAACTTTGGGGGAAACCATGGTCTGTTTGGAGCCCTGGAGGCCGTGAACGGAGGCCCAGAAGCTGCCCGCCTCTTCCCCAACTCCACCATGGTAGGCACGGGCATGGCCCCCGAGGGCATCAGCCAGAACGAAGTGGTCTATTCCCTCATGGCTGAGCTGGGCTGGCGAAAGGACCCAGTGCCAGATTTGGCGGCCTGGGTGACCAACTTTGCTGCCCGGCGGTATGGGGTCTCCCACCCGGACGCAGGGGCAGCGTGGAGACTACTGCTCCAGAGTGTGTACAACTGCTCCGGGGAGGCCTGCAGGGGCCACAATCGCAGCCCGCTGGTCAGGCGGCCATCCCTACAGATGAATACCAGTGTCTGGTACAACCGATCCAGTGTGTTTGAGGCCTGGCGGCTGCTGCTCACATCTGCTCCCTCCCTGGCCACCAGCTCTGCCTTCCGCTACGACCTGCTGGACCTCACTCGGCAGGCGGTGCAGGAGCTGGTCAGCTTGTACTATGAGGAGGCAAGGAGTGCCTACCTGAGCAAGGAGCTGACCTCCCTGTTGAGGGCTGGAGGCATCCTGGCCTATGAGCTGCTGCCGGCGCTGGATGAGCTGCTGGCAAGTGACAGCCGCTTCTTGCTGGGCAGCTGGCTGGAGCAGGCCCGAGCAGTGGCAGTCAGTGAGGCCGAGGCCGACTTCTATGAGCAGAACAGCCGCTACCAGCTGACCCTGTGGGGGCCAGAAGGCAACATCCTGGACTACGCCAACAAGCAGCTGGCGGGGCTGGTGGCCAACTACTACACCCCTCGCTGGCGGCTCTTCCTGGAGGCGCTGGCTGCCAGTGTGGCCCAGGGCATCCCTTTCCAACAGCACCAGTTTGACACAAATGTCTTCCAACTGGAGCAGGCCTTCGTCCTCAGCAAGCAGAGGTACCCCAGCCAGCCACGAGGAGACACGGTGGACCTGGCCAAGAAGATCTTCCTCAAATATTACCCCCGCTGGGTGGCTGGCTCTTGGTGA
- the COASY gene encoding bifunctional coenzyme A synthase isoform X1 yields the protein MAVFRSGLLVLTTPLASLAPRLAPILTSAARLVNHTLYVHLQPGMSLEGPAQPPSSPVQATFEVLDFITHLYAGADVHRHLDVRILLTNIRTKSTFLPPLPTSVQNLAHPPEVVLTDFQTLDGSQYNPVKEQLVRYATSCYSCCPRLASVLLYPDYGIGEVPVEPLDVPLPSTIRPASPVARSPKQPVRGYYRGAVGGTFDRLHNAHKVLLSIACILAQEQLVVGVADKDLLKSKLLPELLQPYTERVEHLSEFLVDIKPSLTFDVIPLLDPYGPAGSDPSLEFLVVSEETYRGGMAVNRFRLENDLEELALYQIQLLKDVKHTENEEDKVSSSSFRQRMLGNLLRPPYERPELPTCLYVIGLTGISGSGKSSIAQRLKGLGAFVIDSDHLGHRAYAPGGPAYQPVVEAFGTDILHKDGIINRKVLGSRVFGNKKQLKILTDIMWPIIAKLAREEMDRAVTEGKRVCVIDAAVLLEAGWQNLVHEVWTVVIPETEAVRRIVERDGLSEAAAQSRLQSQMSGQQLVEQSHVVLSTLWEPHITQRQVEKAWALLQKRIPKTHQALD from the exons ATGGCCGTATTCCGGTCGGGTCTCCTGGTGCTGACGACGCCGCTGGCTTCCCTGGCCCCTCGCCTGGCCCCCATCCTGACCTCGGCGGCCCGGCTGGTGAATCACACACTCTATGTACACCTGCAGCCGGGCATGAGCCTGGAGGGCCCGGCTCAGCCCCCGTCCAGCCCCGTGCAGGCCACGTTTGAGGTTCTTGATTTCATCACGCACCTCTATGCTGGCGCCGACGTCCACAGGCACCTGGACGTCAGAATCCTACTGACCAATATCCGAACCAAGAGCAcctttctccctcccctgcccacctCAGTCCAGAATCTCGCCCACCCGCCAGAAGTCGTGTTGACAGACTTCCAGACCCTGGATGGAAGCCAGTACAACCCGGTCAAGGAGCAGCTAGTGCGATATGCCACCAGCTGTTACAGCTGTTGTCCGCGACTGGCCTCGGTGCTGCTATACCCCGATTATGGGATAGGAGAGGTGCCCGTGGAGCCCCTGGATGTCCCCTTGCCCTCCACGATCAGGCCAGCTTCCCCCGTGGCCAGGTCTCCAAAGCAGCCGGTGCGTGGCTACTACCGTGGTGCTGTCGGTGGCACGTTTGACCGCCTGCACAACGCCCACAAGGTGTTGCTCAGTATCGCTTGCATCCTGGCCCAGGAGCAGCTTGTGGTGGGAGTAGCAGACAAAGATCTGTTGAAGA GCAAGTTGCTCCCTGAGCTTCTCCAACCTTATACAGAACGCGTGGAACATCTGAGTGAGTTCCTGGTGGACATCAAGCCTTCCTTGACTTTTGATGTCATCCCCCTGCTGGACCCCTATGGGCCCGCTGGCTCTGACCCCTCCCTGGAGTTCCTGGTGGTCAGCGAGGAGACCTATCGTGGGGGCATGGCCGTCAACCGCTTCCGCCTTGAGAAT GACCTGGAGGAGCTTGCCTTGTACCAGATCCAGCTGCTGAAGGACGTCAAACATACAGAGAATGAAGAGGACAAAGTCAGCTCCTCCAGCTTCCGCCAGCGAATGCTGGGAAATCTGCTTCGGCCTCCATAT GAAAGGCCAGAGCTCCCAACGTGTCTCTATGTAATTGGGCTGACTGGCATCAGTGGCTCTGGGAAGAGCTCAATAGCTCAGCGGCTGAAGGGCCTGGGGGCGTTTGTCATTGACAGTGACCACCTGGGTCATCGGGCCTATGCCCCAGGTGGCCCTGCCTACCAGCCTGTGGTGGAGGCCTTTGGAACAG ATATTCTCCATAAAGATGGCATCATCAACAGGAAGGTCCTAGGCAGCCGGGTGTTTGGGAACAAG AAGCAGCTGAAGATACTCACGGACATTATGTGGCCAATTATTGCAAAGCTGGCCCGAGAGGAGATGGATCGGGCTGTGACTGAGG GAAAGCGTGTGTGCGTGATTGATGCGGCTGTGCTGCTTGAAGCCGGCTGGCAGAACCTGGTCCATGAGGTGTGGACTGTTGTCATCCCTGAGACTGAG GCTGTAAGACGCATTGTGGAGAGGGATGGCCTGAGTGAAGCTGCAGCTCAAAGCCGGCTGCAGAGCCAGATGAGCGGGCAGCAGCTTGTGGAACAGAGCCACGTGGTGCTCAGCACCTTGTGGGAGCCGCATATCACCCAACGCCAG GTGGAGAAAGCCTGGGCCCTCCTGCAGAAGCGCATTCCCAAGACTCATCAGGCCCTTGACTGA
- the NAGLU gene encoding alpha-N-acetylglucosaminidase isoform X2 → MKVEYAPQIPARLEGPGGVQGASASEAQPRYRYYQNVCTQSYSFVWWDWARWEREIDWMALNGINLALAWSGQEAIWQRVYLALGLTQAEINEFFTGPAFLAWGRMGNLHTWDGPLPSSWHIKQLYLQHRVLDRMRSFGMTPVLPAFAGHVPEAVTRVFPQVSVTKMGSWGHFNCSYSCSFLLAPEDPIFPIIGSLFLRELVKEFGTDHIYGADTFNEMQPPSSEPSYLAAATTAVYEAMIAVDTEAVWLLQGWLFQHQPQFWGPAQIGAVLGAVPRGRLLVLDLFAESQPVYTRTASFQGQPFIWCMLHNFGGNHGLFGALEAVNGGPEAARLFPNSTMVGTGMAPEGISQNEVVYSLMAELGWRKDPVPDLAAWVTNFAARRYGVSHPDAGAAWRLLLQSVYNCSGEACRGHNRSPLVRRPSLQMNTSVWYNRSSVFEAWRLLLTSAPSLATSSAFRYDLLDLTRQAVQELVSLYYEEARSAYLSKELTSLLRAGGILAYELLPALDELLASDSRFLLGSWLEQARAVAVSEAEADFYEQNSRYQLTLWGPEGNILDYANKQLAGLVANYYTPRWRLFLEALAASVAQGIPFQQHQFDTNVFQLEQAFVLSKQRYPSQPRGDTVDLAKKIFLKYYPRWVAGSW, encoded by the exons ATGAAAGTGGAATATGCCCCCCAAATACCCGCCAGGCTAGAGGGCCCTGGGGGAGTACAGGGCGCGAGTGCCTCAGAAGCTCAGCCCAG GTACCGCTATTACCAGAATGTGTGCACGCAAAGCTACTCCTTCGTGTGGTGGGACTGGGCCCGCTGGGAGCGAGAGATAGACTGGATGGCGCTGAATGGCATCAACCTGGCACTGGCCTGGAGCGGCCAGGAGGCCATCTGGCAGAGG GTGTACCTGGCCTTGGGCCTGACCCAGGCAGAGATCAATGAGTTCTTTACTGGTCCTGCCTTCCTGGCCTGGGGGCGAATGGGCAACCTGCACACCTGGGATGGCCCCCTGCCCTCCTCCTGGCACATCAAGCAGCTTTACCTGCag CACCGGGTCCTGGACCGGATGCGCTCCTTTGGCATGACCCCAGTGCTACCTGCATTCGCGGGGCATGTTCCCGAGGCTGTCACCAG GGTGTTCCCTCAGGTCAGTGTCACGAAGATGGGCAGTTGGGGACACTTCAACTGTTCCTACTCCTGCTCCTTCCTTCTGGCTCCGGAAGACCCCATATTCCCCATCATCGGGAGCCTCTTCCTGCGAGAGCTGGTCAAAGAGTTTGGCACAGACCACATCTATGGGGCCGACACTTTCAACGAGATGCAGCCACCCTCCTCAGAGCCCTCCTACCTTGCCGCAGCCACCACTGCCGTCTATGAGGCCATGATTGCAG TGGATACTGAGGCTGTGTGGCTGCTTCAAGGCTGGCTCTTCCAGCACCAGCCCCAGTTCTGGGGGCCTGCCCAGATCGGGGCTGTGCTGGGGGCCGTGCCTCGCGGCCGCCTCCTGGTTCTGGACCTGTTTGCTGAGAGCCAGCCTGTGTACACCCGCACCGCCTCCTTCCAGGGCCAGCCCTTCATCTGGTGCATGCTGCACAACTTTGGGGGAAACCATGGTCTGTTTGGAGCCCTGGAGGCCGTGAACGGAGGCCCAGAAGCTGCCCGCCTCTTCCCCAACTCCACCATGGTAGGCACGGGCATGGCCCCCGAGGGCATCAGCCAGAACGAAGTGGTCTATTCCCTCATGGCTGAGCTGGGCTGGCGAAAGGACCCAGTGCCAGATTTGGCGGCCTGGGTGACCAACTTTGCTGCCCGGCGGTATGGGGTCTCCCACCCGGACGCAGGGGCAGCGTGGAGACTACTGCTCCAGAGTGTGTACAACTGCTCCGGGGAGGCCTGCAGGGGCCACAATCGCAGCCCGCTGGTCAGGCGGCCATCCCTACAGATGAATACCAGTGTCTGGTACAACCGATCCAGTGTGTTTGAGGCCTGGCGGCTGCTGCTCACATCTGCTCCCTCCCTGGCCACCAGCTCTGCCTTCCGCTACGACCTGCTGGACCTCACTCGGCAGGCGGTGCAGGAGCTGGTCAGCTTGTACTATGAGGAGGCAAGGAGTGCCTACCTGAGCAAGGAGCTGACCTCCCTGTTGAGGGCTGGAGGCATCCTGGCCTATGAGCTGCTGCCGGCGCTGGATGAGCTGCTGGCAAGTGACAGCCGCTTCTTGCTGGGCAGCTGGCTGGAGCAGGCCCGAGCAGTGGCAGTCAGTGAGGCCGAGGCCGACTTCTATGAGCAGAACAGCCGCTACCAGCTGACCCTGTGGGGGCCAGAAGGCAACATCCTGGACTACGCCAACAAGCAGCTGGCGGGGCTGGTGGCCAACTACTACACCCCTCGCTGGCGGCTCTTCCTGGAGGCGCTGGCTGCCAGTGTGGCCCAGGGCATCCCTTTCCAACAGCACCAGTTTGACACAAATGTCTTCCAACTGGAGCAGGCCTTCGTCCTCAGCAAGCAGAGGTACCCCAGCCAGCCACGAGGAGACACGGTGGACCTGGCCAAGAAGATCTTCCTCAAATATTACCCCCGCTGGGTGGCTGGCTCTTGGTGA
- the HSD17B1 gene encoding estradiol 17-beta-dehydrogenase 1, translating to MARTVVLITGCSSGIGLHLAVRLASDPSQSFKVYATLRDLKTQGRLWEAARAWGCPLGSLETLQLDVRNSKSVAAAREHVTEGHVDVLVCNAGLGLLGPLEAVGEDAVASVLDVNVVGTMRVLQAFLPDMKRRGSGRVLVTGSVGGLMGLPFNDVYCASKFALEGLCESLAVLLLPFGVHLSLIECGPVHTAFMEKVLGSPDEVLDRTDIHTFHRFYQYLAHSKQVFREAAQTPEEVVEVFLTALRAPKPTLRYFTTERFLPLLRMRLDDPSGSNYVAAMHRHVFGDDPAEAEAGAGIGGGAGPSGVGDPELGDPPAAPQ from the exons ATGGCCCGCACTGTGGTGCTCATCACCGGCTGCTCCTCAGGCATCGGCCTGCACTTGGCTGTACGTCTGGCTTCAGACCCATCCCAGAGCTTCAAAG TATATGCCACATTGAGGGACCTGAAAACACAGGGCCGGCTGTGGGAGGCGGCCCGGGCCTGGGGATGCCCTCTGGGATCCCTAGAGACGTTGCAGCTGGATGTAAGGAACTCAAAATCCGTGGCCGCTGCCCGGGAACACGTGACCGAGGGCCATGTGGACGTGCTGG TGTGTAACGCAGGCCTGGGCCTGCTGGGGCCGCTGGAGGCGGTGGGGGAGGACGCCGTGGCCTCTGTGCTGGACGTGAACGTGGTGGGGACGATGCGGGTGCTGCAGGCCTTCCTGCCAGACATGAAGCGGCGCGGTTCGGGACGCGTGTTGGTGACCGGGAGCGTGGGAGGATTGATGG GGCTACCCTTCAATGACGTTTACTGTGCCAGCAAGTTCGCGCTCGAAGGCTTATGCGAGAGTCTGGCGGTTCTGCTGCTGCCCTTTGGGGTCCA CTTAAGCCTGATCGAGTGCGGCCCAGTGCACACCGCCTTCATGGAGAAGGTGTTGGGCAGCCCAGACGAGGTGCTGGACCGCACGGACATCCACACCTTCCACCGCTTCTACCAATACCTCGCCCACAGCAAGCAGGTCTTTCGGGAGGCGGCGCAGACCCCTGAGGAGGTGGTGGAG GTCTTCCTCACCGCTTTGCGCGCCCCGAAGCCGACCCTGCGCTACTTCACCACCGAGCGCTTCTTGCCCCTGCTGCGGATGCGCCTGGACGACCCCAGCGGCTCCAACTACGTTGCCGCCATGCACCGGCACGTGTTCGGCGACGATCCGGCAGAGGCCGAGGCTGGGGCCGGGAttgggggcggggccgggcccaGTGGGGTGGGGGACCCTGAGCTCGGCGATCCTCCAGCCGCCCCGCAGTAA
- the COASY gene encoding bifunctional coenzyme A synthase isoform X2, giving the protein MRTPRLRAQPRGAVCQAQSPPPAPLGLGSMAVFRSGLLVLTTPLASLAPRLAPILTSAARLVNHTLYVHLQPGMSLEGPAQPPSSPVQATFEVLDFITHLYAGADVHRHLDVRILLTNIRTKSTFLPPLPTSVQNLAHPPEVVLTDFQTLDGSQYNPVKEQLVRYATSCYSCCPRLASVLLYPDYGIGEVPVEPLDVPLPSTIRPASPVARSPKQPVRGYYRGAVGGTFDRLHNAHKVLLSIACILAQEQLVVGVADKDLLKSKLLPELLQPYTERVEHLSEFLVDIKPSLTFDVIPLLDPYGPAGSDPSLEFLVVSEETYRGGMAVNRFRLENDLEELALYQIQLLKDVKHTENEEDKVSSSSFRQRMLGNLLRPPYERPELPTCLYVIGLTGISGSGKSSIAQRLKGLGAFVIDSDHLGHRAYAPGGPAYQPVVEAFGTDILHKDGIINRKVLGSRVFGNKKQLKILTDIMWPIIAKLAREEMDRAVTEGKRVCVIDAAVLLEAGWQNLVHEVWTVVIPETEAVRRIVERDGLSEAAAQSRLQSQMSGQQLVEQSHVVLSTLWEPHITQRQVEKAWALLQKRIPKTHQALD; this is encoded by the exons ATGAGGACTCCAAGGCTTAGAGCACAGCCCCGAGGCGCCGTCTGCCAGGCCCAGTCCCCTCCCCCGGCACCTCT AGGCCTGGGCAGCATGGCCGTATTCCGGTCGGGTCTCCTGGTGCTGACGACGCCGCTGGCTTCCCTGGCCCCTCGCCTGGCCCCCATCCTGACCTCGGCGGCCCGGCTGGTGAATCACACACTCTATGTACACCTGCAGCCGGGCATGAGCCTGGAGGGCCCGGCTCAGCCCCCGTCCAGCCCCGTGCAGGCCACGTTTGAGGTTCTTGATTTCATCACGCACCTCTATGCTGGCGCCGACGTCCACAGGCACCTGGACGTCAGAATCCTACTGACCAATATCCGAACCAAGAGCAcctttctccctcccctgcccacctCAGTCCAGAATCTCGCCCACCCGCCAGAAGTCGTGTTGACAGACTTCCAGACCCTGGATGGAAGCCAGTACAACCCGGTCAAGGAGCAGCTAGTGCGATATGCCACCAGCTGTTACAGCTGTTGTCCGCGACTGGCCTCGGTGCTGCTATACCCCGATTATGGGATAGGAGAGGTGCCCGTGGAGCCCCTGGATGTCCCCTTGCCCTCCACGATCAGGCCAGCTTCCCCCGTGGCCAGGTCTCCAAAGCAGCCGGTGCGTGGCTACTACCGTGGTGCTGTCGGTGGCACGTTTGACCGCCTGCACAACGCCCACAAGGTGTTGCTCAGTATCGCTTGCATCCTGGCCCAGGAGCAGCTTGTGGTGGGAGTAGCAGACAAAGATCTGTTGAAGA GCAAGTTGCTCCCTGAGCTTCTCCAACCTTATACAGAACGCGTGGAACATCTGAGTGAGTTCCTGGTGGACATCAAGCCTTCCTTGACTTTTGATGTCATCCCCCTGCTGGACCCCTATGGGCCCGCTGGCTCTGACCCCTCCCTGGAGTTCCTGGTGGTCAGCGAGGAGACCTATCGTGGGGGCATGGCCGTCAACCGCTTCCGCCTTGAGAAT GACCTGGAGGAGCTTGCCTTGTACCAGATCCAGCTGCTGAAGGACGTCAAACATACAGAGAATGAAGAGGACAAAGTCAGCTCCTCCAGCTTCCGCCAGCGAATGCTGGGAAATCTGCTTCGGCCTCCATAT GAAAGGCCAGAGCTCCCAACGTGTCTCTATGTAATTGGGCTGACTGGCATCAGTGGCTCTGGGAAGAGCTCAATAGCTCAGCGGCTGAAGGGCCTGGGGGCGTTTGTCATTGACAGTGACCACCTGGGTCATCGGGCCTATGCCCCAGGTGGCCCTGCCTACCAGCCTGTGGTGGAGGCCTTTGGAACAG ATATTCTCCATAAAGATGGCATCATCAACAGGAAGGTCCTAGGCAGCCGGGTGTTTGGGAACAAG AAGCAGCTGAAGATACTCACGGACATTATGTGGCCAATTATTGCAAAGCTGGCCCGAGAGGAGATGGATCGGGCTGTGACTGAGG GAAAGCGTGTGTGCGTGATTGATGCGGCTGTGCTGCTTGAAGCCGGCTGGCAGAACCTGGTCCATGAGGTGTGGACTGTTGTCATCCCTGAGACTGAG GCTGTAAGACGCATTGTGGAGAGGGATGGCCTGAGTGAAGCTGCAGCTCAAAGCCGGCTGCAGAGCCAGATGAGCGGGCAGCAGCTTGTGGAACAGAGCCACGTGGTGCTCAGCACCTTGTGGGAGCCGCATATCACCCAACGCCAG GTGGAGAAAGCCTGGGCCCTCCTGCAGAAGCGCATTCCCAAGACTCATCAGGCCCTTGACTGA